A genomic region of Paenibacillus sp. PL2-23 contains the following coding sequences:
- the hisH gene encoding imidazole glycerol phosphate synthase subunit HisH has protein sequence MIAIIDYGMGNLHSVSKAVERLGYEAVVTADPQTILEADGAILPGVGAFGDAMQNLRNTGLDEVTRFYAASGKPMLGICLGMQLLFSESEEYGQHEGLKLLPGAVIRFNGDFKIPHMGWNKLSFLQSESPLFNGLDEGHVYFVHSFHAKPEQSSDLLAVTDYNGPVTAIVGRGQVFGMQFHPEKSGDLGMALLGNFLALTRSAESQQRTAQ, from the coding sequence GGTGGAGCGTCTCGGCTATGAGGCGGTCGTAACAGCGGACCCGCAGACCATTCTGGAGGCCGACGGCGCTATTCTGCCTGGTGTGGGCGCATTCGGCGACGCCATGCAGAATCTGCGCAATACAGGGCTCGATGAGGTGACGAGGTTCTACGCCGCGTCGGGCAAGCCGATGCTGGGCATTTGCTTAGGGATGCAGCTGCTGTTCAGCGAGAGTGAGGAGTACGGCCAGCATGAAGGCTTGAAGCTGCTGCCCGGCGCGGTCATCCGCTTCAACGGAGACTTCAAAATTCCGCACATGGGCTGGAACAAGCTGAGCTTCCTGCAGTCAGAGTCGCCATTGTTCAACGGACTCGACGAAGGGCATGTCTATTTCGTGCATTCGTTCCATGCGAAGCCGGAGCAGTCCTCGGATCTGCTCGCCGTCACGGATTACAACGGTCCCGTTACCGCCATTGTCGGAAGGGGCCAAGTGTTCGGCATGCAGTTCCATCCGGAGAAGAGCGGCGATCTGGGCATGGCCTTGCTGGGTAATTTCCTTGCCTTGACCCGCAGCGCCGAATCGCAACAGCGGACTGCGCAATAG
- the hisF gene encoding imidazole glycerol phosphate synthase subunit HisF, protein MLAKRIIPCLDVKDGRVVKGVNFVNLRDAGDPVELAAIYDREGADELVFLDISASVEGRATMIEVVKRTAGEITIPFTVGGGISHVDDMKRLLRAGADKIGINTAAIRNKTLVSDGARRFGSQCIVVAIDAKFNAEWGEWEVYTHGGRQSTGIRALEWAKEAERLGAGELLLTSMDADGTKDGFDMKLTSAVSNLVGIPVIASGGAGRVEHFHEVFQHANADAGLAATIFHYKEMTIQEVKDDLREKGVEVR, encoded by the coding sequence ATGCTGGCGAAACGAATTATTCCATGCTTGGATGTGAAGGACGGCCGCGTGGTCAAAGGCGTTAATTTCGTTAACCTGCGAGATGCGGGAGACCCCGTCGAGCTGGCGGCGATCTATGACCGCGAGGGCGCAGATGAGCTGGTATTCCTGGATATATCGGCTTCGGTAGAGGGGCGCGCAACGATGATCGAGGTGGTGAAGCGCACCGCCGGCGAAATTACGATTCCGTTCACGGTGGGGGGAGGCATCTCCCATGTGGACGACATGAAGCGCCTGCTTCGGGCTGGCGCGGACAAAATTGGCATTAACACAGCCGCTATCCGAAATAAAACGCTGGTATCCGACGGCGCGCGCCGCTTCGGATCACAGTGCATCGTCGTTGCGATCGACGCCAAATTCAATGCTGAATGGGGCGAGTGGGAGGTCTACACGCACGGCGGCAGGCAATCCACAGGCATTCGCGCCCTGGAATGGGCCAAGGAAGCGGAGCGGCTGGGAGCGGGCGAGTTGCTGCTGACGAGCATGGACGCCGACGGCACGAAGGACGGCTTCGACATGAAGCTGACCTCCGCGGTATCGAATCTCGTAGGCATTCCTGTCATTGCATCGGGAGGAGCGGGACGCGTGGAGCATTTCCATGAGGTGTTCCAGCACGCCAATGCGGATGCGGGACTGGCCGCCACTATCTTCCATTACAAGGAAATGACGATACAGGAAGTGAAGGACGACCTGCGGGAGAAAGGAGTCGAAGTCAGATAA
- the hisIE gene encoding bifunctional phosphoribosyl-AMP cyclohydrolase/phosphoribosyl-ATP diphosphatase HisIE, which yields MNSSDIQGQIKWDSQGLVPAIVQDAISKEVLMMAYMNAESLQKSIESGSTWFWSRSRGELWNKGATSGHTQRIASMAYDCDGDTLLVRVVQQGPACHTGSYSCFFNGIEVQGAELAAEANADRFGILGRLETVIAERHAERPAGAYTTYLFEKGVDKILKKVGEESAEVIIAAKNQDNVELRSEAGDLLFHLMVLLRERGLPLDEIMAELESRHGKPTTNKMR from the coding sequence ATGAATAGCTCGGACATTCAAGGTCAAATTAAATGGGATAGTCAGGGTCTCGTTCCGGCGATTGTGCAGGACGCGATCAGCAAAGAAGTGTTAATGATGGCTTATATGAACGCGGAATCGCTGCAGAAGTCGATCGAGTCGGGCTCGACCTGGTTCTGGAGCCGCTCGCGCGGCGAGCTGTGGAACAAAGGAGCAACCAGCGGCCATACACAGCGTATCGCTTCCATGGCATACGATTGCGATGGCGACACCTTGCTGGTGCGTGTCGTGCAGCAAGGTCCGGCTTGCCATACGGGCAGCTACAGCTGCTTCTTTAACGGGATCGAGGTGCAGGGCGCCGAGCTCGCTGCTGAGGCGAACGCTGACCGCTTCGGCATACTGGGCCGGCTTGAGACGGTCATTGCGGAGCGTCACGCGGAGCGGCCGGCCGGCGCATATACGACTTATCTGTTCGAGAAGGGCGTCGACAAAATATTGAAGAAGGTCGGAGAAGAATCCGCCGAGGTCATTATCGCCGCCAAAAATCAAGACAATGTGGAGCTGAGAAGCGAAGCCGGCGATCTGCTGTTCCATCTCATGGTGCTGCTGCGCGAGCGCGGGCTGCCTCTGGACGAGATTATGGCTGAGCTGGAGAGCAGGCACGGCAAACCGACCACAAATAAGATGAGATAG
- a CDS encoding ribose-phosphate pyrophosphokinase: MLSDKVRIFSGSSNPVLAQKISNELGLNLGSIKLSRFKSGEIYVHYEETIRNCDVFLVQSFSHPINEHFVELLVMIDAAKRASARTVNIIMPYYGYARQERKAAPREPISAKMLADVLTTVGATRVITIDLHAPAIQGFFNIPVDHMTALDLISDYLKSKNIKNPVVVSPDAGRASTAEKLANYLDTSFAIMIKKRSAHNESSITHVIGDVEGQTPIIIEDLIDTGGTIVNVVESLKERGAEDVYVCATHPLFSGNAIERLDHSNIKEVIVTDSIMLPENTPDRFKILSVAPLLAEATRIILDGGSISTLFKNKGV, from the coding sequence ATGTTAAGCGACAAGGTGCGTATTTTTTCGGGTTCGTCCAACCCGGTGTTAGCGCAGAAAATCAGCAACGAGCTAGGACTCAACCTCGGCTCGATCAAGTTGTCCCGTTTCAAGAGCGGTGAGATCTATGTCCATTATGAAGAAACGATCCGCAATTGCGACGTCTTCCTCGTGCAGTCATTCTCTCATCCGATCAATGAGCATTTTGTCGAATTGCTTGTTATGATCGACGCGGCGAAGCGCGCATCCGCAAGAACGGTCAATATTATTATGCCGTACTACGGATATGCGCGTCAGGAGCGCAAAGCGGCTCCGCGGGAACCCATCTCGGCGAAGATGCTGGCGGATGTGCTGACGACGGTAGGCGCGACGCGCGTCATTACGATTGATCTTCATGCTCCGGCGATTCAAGGCTTCTTCAATATTCCGGTGGACCATATGACGGCGCTGGATCTGATCAGCGATTACCTGAAGTCCAAAAATATTAAAAATCCGGTTGTTGTCTCTCCCGATGCGGGACGCGCCTCCACGGCCGAGAAGCTGGCGAACTACCTGGATACATCCTTTGCGATCATGATTAAGAAGCGTTCCGCCCACAACGAATCCTCTATTACGCATGTTATCGGTGATGTTGAAGGACAGACGCCGATTATTATCGAGGATTTGATTGATACTGGCGGCACGATCGTCAATGTTGTTGAAAGCCTGAAAGAAAGAGGCGCGGAGGATGTCTATGTCTGCGCTACGCACCCGCTATTCTCCGGAAATGCAATTGAGCGTCTTGATCATTCCAATATTAAAGAGGTTATCGTCACGGATTCCATTATGCTGCCCGAGAACACGCCTGACCGGTTCAAAATATTATCGGTTGCGCCGCTGCTCGCGGAGGCAACGCGGATTATTCTGGACGGCGGCTCCATCAGCACCCTGTTCAAAAACAAAGGCGTATAA
- a CDS encoding tetratricopeptide repeat protein — protein sequence MKGKKRVAVSGETTNIIPIQWDATFFFERAVRSLDRYHYDKALKYFRRAVEYEPDNPVNHCNMAGIMSEMGNYGDSNDILSWILEELDPTMTECHFYMANNYANMDMFEAAERSLVKYLQEDPDGQYLDEAEEMMELLHYELERPTQLTNIKSRQGMVEHDRARALLEEGKFTEAVRLLEEITEQQPDFLAARNNLALAYYYMGLFDKAKGSIGGVLEHEPGNLHALCNLAIFYQHEGDQESLEALVKLLVKTMPFHQEHVFKLATTMGILGEHGVAYRHFARLIKDGDGQQDPCLFHYAAVAAFNTGKLKDAERLWRSAMKWDAESEVPRYYLEQLKLLRNGRPSAPVSYHYHLPFEEQFKLWERSEDGMPDLLKKDPLVRSSFFWALRHGDQHTKLQVIQAFGMIADNEVKDVLRAFLLEAEEDDYLKKIAIFVLRTIGVQEPLQTMLEGKLTVIEPNRMPSELPEWDDKWEAVAQAAISRMSKHYDLVQQHDMMTLWVEFLTRVYPRVPKLSKPDGWAAALEYLTAKMHRRAISYHEVSVRYGTSIATVSKHVKLIDEVCGIKEKMRTINAVLFSKQAKETTDE from the coding sequence ATGAAGGGGAAGAAGCGTGTGGCTGTGAGCGGAGAAACAACCAACATTATACCGATTCAGTGGGACGCGACGTTTTTCTTCGAGCGCGCGGTACGTTCCTTGGATCGGTACCATTATGACAAAGCGCTCAAATATTTCCGCAGGGCTGTGGAATATGAGCCGGACAATCCCGTGAACCATTGCAATATGGCCGGCATTATGTCCGAGATGGGCAACTACGGGGACTCCAACGATATCCTGAGCTGGATCTTGGAGGAGCTGGACCCTACGATGACGGAATGCCACTTCTATATGGCGAACAATTACGCGAACATGGATATGTTCGAGGCGGCGGAGCGTTCGCTGGTGAAATATTTGCAGGAGGACCCCGACGGACAATATTTGGATGAGGCGGAAGAGATGATGGAGCTTCTGCATTACGAGCTGGAGCGGCCAACGCAGCTGACCAATATTAAGTCTCGCCAGGGCATGGTGGAGCATGATCGCGCTCGCGCCTTGCTGGAGGAAGGGAAGTTCACGGAAGCTGTGCGCTTGCTTGAGGAGATTACCGAGCAGCAGCCAGATTTTCTCGCCGCCCGCAATAACCTGGCGCTTGCCTATTATTATATGGGCTTGTTCGATAAAGCGAAGGGCAGCATCGGAGGGGTGCTGGAGCATGAGCCCGGCAATCTGCACGCGCTGTGCAATCTGGCGATCTTTTATCAGCATGAAGGGGACCAGGAAAGTCTGGAGGCGCTTGTGAAGCTGCTGGTCAAAACCATGCCGTTCCATCAGGAGCATGTGTTCAAGCTGGCTACCACGATGGGCATTCTGGGCGAGCATGGCGTAGCTTATCGACATTTCGCACGGCTGATCAAGGATGGAGACGGCCAGCAGGACCCGTGTCTCTTCCATTATGCCGCTGTTGCAGCGTTCAATACGGGCAAGCTGAAGGATGCTGAGCGTCTATGGCGCAGCGCCATGAAGTGGGACGCAGAGTCCGAGGTGCCGCGCTACTACTTGGAGCAGCTGAAGCTGCTTCGCAACGGCAGGCCGTCGGCGCCGGTCAGCTACCACTATCATCTCCCGTTCGAAGAGCAGTTCAAGCTGTGGGAGAGGTCCGAGGACGGCATGCCTGATCTTCTGAAGAAGGATCCGCTTGTGCGGTCGTCGTTCTTCTGGGCGCTTCGCCATGGCGATCAGCATACGAAGCTTCAGGTTATTCAGGCTTTCGGCATGATTGCCGACAATGAAGTGAAGGATGTGCTGCGAGCATTTCTCCTGGAGGCGGAAGAGGACGATTATTTGAAAAAGATCGCGATCTTCGTGCTTCGCACCATCGGCGTGCAGGAGCCGCTTCAGACCATGCTGGAGGGCAAGCTGACGGTAATTGAGCCCAATCGCATGCCTTCCGAGCTGCCGGAATGGGATGACAAGTGGGAGGCTGTGGCGCAGGCCGCTATCAGCCGCATGAGCAAGCATTATGATCTTGTGCAGCAGCATGATATGATGACGTTATGGGTAGAGTTTCTAACGCGTGTGTATCCTCGCGTTCCGAAGCTGTCGAAGCCGGACGGCTGGGCAGCTGCGCTGGAATATTTGACGGCCAAGATGCATCGCAGAGCGATCTCCTATCACGAGGTGTCCGTAAGATACGGCACATCTATTGCGACGGTGAGCAAGCATGTGAAGCTGATTGACGAGGTATGCGGCATCAAGGAGAAGATGAGGACGATCAACGCTGTCCTGTTCTCCAAGCAAGCCAAGGAAACGACGGATGAATGA
- the trxB gene encoding thioredoxin-disulfide reductase, which produces MYKSIIIGTGPAGLTAAIYLARANMNPLIIEGPEPGGQLTTTTDVENFPGFPDGIMGPELMDNMRKQAERFGAKFITGWVNSVDMSERPFKLQVEGQGELVGESLIISTGASAKYLGIPGEKDNVGKGVSTCATCDGFFFRGKKIIVVGGGDSAMEEASFLTKFATNVELVNRREELRASKIMQDRARGNEKISWSLNRTPVEVVANGMGVTGLKVRNNETGDEELIETNGIFIAIGHTPNTKFLAGQIDTDEHGYIKVKPGSTETNVPGVFACGDVQDSKYRQAITAAGSGCMAALDCERFLEGSITHDWSQSSSEAKA; this is translated from the coding sequence ATGTACAAATCTATTATTATCGGTACGGGCCCTGCGGGGCTGACAGCGGCAATCTATCTGGCTCGCGCGAATATGAACCCGCTCATTATTGAAGGACCGGAGCCCGGCGGACAGCTGACGACAACGACGGATGTAGAGAACTTCCCCGGCTTCCCGGACGGCATCATGGGTCCTGAGCTGATGGACAATATGCGCAAGCAAGCGGAACGGTTCGGCGCCAAGTTCATAACCGGCTGGGTGAACAGCGTGGATATGTCGGAGCGTCCCTTCAAGCTGCAGGTTGAGGGACAGGGCGAGCTGGTTGGCGAAAGCCTGATTATCTCCACAGGAGCCTCCGCCAAGTATCTGGGCATTCCAGGCGAGAAGGACAATGTCGGCAAGGGTGTCAGCACCTGCGCGACATGTGACGGATTCTTTTTCCGCGGGAAAAAGATCATTGTTGTGGGAGGCGGCGACTCCGCTATGGAGGAAGCGAGCTTCCTGACGAAATTCGCCACGAATGTGGAGCTGGTCAATCGCCGCGAGGAACTGCGAGCTTCGAAGATTATGCAGGACCGGGCAAGAGGAAACGAGAAGATCAGCTGGTCCTTGAACCGTACGCCAGTTGAGGTCGTAGCGAACGGCATGGGCGTCACCGGCCTGAAGGTGCGTAATAATGAAACGGGCGATGAGGAGCTCATCGAGACGAACGGGATCTTCATCGCGATCGGGCATACGCCGAATACGAAGTTTCTTGCGGGACAGATCGATACGGATGAGCATGGTTACATAAAAGTGAAGCCGGGCTCCACTGAGACGAACGTTCCAGGTGTATTCGCCTGCGGCGACGTACAGGACAGCAAATATCGTCAAGCCATTACGGCTGCCGGGAGCGGATGTATGGCCGCGCTTGACTGCGAACGGTTCCTCGAAGGCAGCATCACGCATGACTGGAGCCAATCCAGCTCTGAAGCGAAAGCTTAA
- a CDS encoding ROK family glucokinase, translating to MSEKIYIGVDVGGTTIKVGICDAEGQLLHTYEGPTGTGLGTDVILKNIADYARRIVDESPFQWEQVEGVGVGIAGFLDIPKGFIKFSANLYIENTDLKGYLEKELQKIVKVNNDANVAALGEAWAGAGKGVDNCVCYTLGTGVGGGIIIGGRIVEGYASMAGELGHINIVPDLEAIQCGCGKMGCLETVSSATGIIRMAKDAVARGDRTSLTEVPNIMAKDVVDAAKAGDEVASRIVSRAAYYLGRSMATVAILLNPQYFIIGGGVSKAGDFLFDQIREVFEKYTLDPAKEGVKVVPATLGNNAGVVGAAGLILRG from the coding sequence ATGTCTGAGAAGATTTATATTGGAGTCGACGTAGGCGGCACAACAATCAAGGTTGGCATTTGCGATGCGGAAGGCCAGCTGCTGCACACGTACGAGGGTCCTACAGGAACGGGGCTTGGAACGGACGTCATCCTGAAAAATATTGCCGATTACGCGCGGAGGATTGTCGATGAATCTCCATTCCAATGGGAGCAGGTTGAGGGCGTAGGCGTAGGGATCGCCGGCTTCCTGGACATTCCAAAAGGATTTATTAAGTTCTCCGCCAATCTATATATAGAGAATACGGATCTGAAGGGCTATCTCGAGAAGGAGCTTCAGAAGATTGTGAAGGTGAACAACGACGCCAATGTGGCGGCGCTTGGCGAAGCCTGGGCTGGAGCGGGCAAGGGCGTCGACAACTGTGTCTGTTACACGCTTGGCACTGGCGTGGGCGGCGGCATTATTATCGGCGGACGGATTGTGGAAGGCTACGCCAGCATGGCCGGCGAGCTGGGGCATATCAATATCGTGCCTGATCTGGAGGCTATTCAATGCGGCTGCGGCAAGATGGGCTGTCTGGAGACGGTCTCCTCGGCTACAGGCATTATTCGTATGGCGAAGGACGCGGTAGCGCGGGGCGACCGCACATCGTTGACCGAGGTGCCTAATATTATGGCGAAGGATGTCGTTGACGCGGCGAAGGCAGGCGATGAGGTGGCGTCGCGAATCGTAAGCCGCGCGGCCTATTATTTGGGCCGTTCCATGGCTACAGTAGCGATTCTGCTCAACCCTCAATATTTTATTATTGGCGGCGGCGTGTCGAAGGCGGGCGATTTCCTGTTCGACCAAATTCGCGAGGTATTCGAGAAATATACGCTGGATCCGGCCAAGGAAGGCGTGAAGGTCGTGCCGGCTACGCTCGGCAACAACGCTGGCGTTGTAGGAGCGGCTGGACTTATTCTAAGAGGATAG
- the rapZ gene encoding RNase adapter RapZ — MEATATLAKLVIITGMSGAGKTIAVQSLEDLGFFCVDNLPPVLIPKFAELIEQSNGKIGKVALVIDLRGREFFTALSESLAYIKEHHTISCEILFLDATDEVLVQRYKESRRRHPLAPQGLPLEGIHNERRLLEDLKGSASQVIDTSSLKPLQLKERIISHFTNLEHNSLSVNVTSFGFKYGIPIDADLIYDVRFLPNPHYVEHLRPNTGQTPEVYDYVMKWPETQAFLTKLLDMLQFLIPLYRKEGKSQVVIGIGCTGGKHRSVAIAEYLGRMLGSSDTERVRVSHRDSERDKH; from the coding sequence ATGGAAGCGACAGCAACATTGGCAAAGCTTGTGATCATAACCGGCATGTCTGGCGCGGGCAAAACAATCGCTGTCCAAAGCCTTGAGGATTTAGGGTTTTTCTGCGTCGACAACCTCCCTCCGGTGCTTATTCCGAAGTTTGCGGAGCTGATTGAACAGTCGAACGGAAAGATCGGGAAGGTCGCGCTGGTTATTGATTTGCGCGGACGTGAATTTTTTACAGCGTTGTCGGAATCTCTTGCATATATTAAAGAACATCATACTATCAGCTGCGAGATATTATTCCTCGACGCGACGGATGAGGTGCTTGTTCAACGCTACAAGGAGAGCCGTCGCCGGCATCCGCTTGCGCCGCAGGGACTCCCGCTGGAAGGCATTCATAACGAGCGGCGTCTGCTGGAGGATCTGAAGGGCTCAGCATCCCAGGTGATTGACACAAGCAGCCTGAAGCCGCTGCAGCTGAAGGAACGTATTATATCGCATTTCACCAACCTGGAGCATAACAGCTTGTCCGTGAATGTCACGTCCTTCGGGTTCAAATACGGCATTCCGATCGACGCCGATTTGATCTACGACGTGAGGTTCCTGCCTAACCCGCATTACGTCGAGCATCTGCGTCCCAATACAGGGCAGACGCCTGAGGTGTACGATTACGTTATGAAATGGCCGGAAACCCAGGCGTTTCTAACCAAGCTCCTTGATATGCTGCAATTTCTTATTCCGCTGTACCGCAAAGAAGGGAAAAGCCAGGTTGTGATTGGAATCGGTTGTACGGGCGGGAAGCATCGTTCCGTCGCCATTGCGGAATATTTGGGCCGAATGCTCGGCAGCAGCGATACGGAGCGTGTGCGCGTAAGCCACCGCGATTCCGAGCGCGATAAGCACTGA
- a CDS encoding YvcK family protein, translating into MQTIQKVVRRPKIVVIGGGTGLSVMLRGLKEKPLDITAIVTVADDGGSSGILRSELQIPPPGDIRNVLTALADAEPLLTEVLKYRFPSGTGLAGHSLGNLMLAAMTDISGDFVTGIRRLSQVLAVRGRVLPASDRAIVLNAEMEDGTIVTGESMIPKAGQKIKRVFLEPSDVEPLPEAVEAIERADAILIGPGSLYTSIMPNLIVPKLAQAILESEAVKLFVCNVMTQPGETDNYSVSDHLDAIHAHIGHHLFDYVIVNDGEIPPQVETQYAELGAKAVHLDIDEVERRGYKVIADRLVLFQRFLRHDAERLSHHIYKLVENWMLRKR; encoded by the coding sequence ATGCAGACGATACAAAAAGTAGTCAGGCGACCCAAGATTGTCGTCATTGGAGGCGGAACGGGATTATCCGTTATGCTTCGCGGCCTGAAGGAGAAGCCGCTCGACATTACGGCCATCGTAACGGTGGCGGATGACGGCGGAAGCTCCGGCATCCTTAGGAGCGAGCTGCAGATTCCGCCTCCCGGCGATATTCGGAACGTCCTGACCGCGCTCGCGGACGCAGAGCCTCTCCTGACGGAGGTGCTCAAGTACCGCTTCCCGAGCGGCACGGGCCTTGCGGGCCACAGTCTTGGCAATCTGATGCTGGCCGCGATGACCGATATTTCCGGCGACTTCGTTACCGGCATTCGCAGGCTCAGCCAGGTGCTTGCGGTGCGCGGACGCGTCCTGCCGGCCTCCGACCGAGCGATTGTGCTGAATGCCGAGATGGAAGACGGCACGATCGTTACAGGGGAATCCATGATTCCCAAGGCCGGCCAAAAGATCAAGCGGGTTTTTCTGGAGCCGTCAGACGTCGAACCGCTCCCGGAGGCTGTTGAAGCCATCGAACGGGCGGATGCCATTCTGATTGGTCCGGGCAGCCTCTATACAAGCATTATGCCGAATCTGATTGTGCCGAAGCTGGCGCAGGCGATTCTGGAATCCGAGGCCGTCAAGCTGTTTGTCTGCAACGTCATGACGCAGCCGGGCGAGACGGACAATTATTCGGTCAGCGATCATCTCGATGCTATTCATGCTCATATTGGCCATCATTTATTCGATTATGTCATTGTGAACGACGGTGAAATTCCTCCACAGGTGGAGACGCAGTATGCCGAGCTGGGGGCGAAGGCCGTTCATCTGGATATTGACGAGGTGGAGCGCCGGGGGTATAAGGTTATTGCCGACAGGCTGGTGCTGTTCCAGAGATTTCTAAGGCATGACGCGGAGCGGCTTAGCCATCATATTTATAAGCTGGTGGAGAACTGGATGTTAAGAAAGAGGTGA
- the whiA gene encoding DNA-binding protein WhiA, translated as MSFAAQTKKELTLIEADSCCERAELSALIRMNGSVSLSSRKVVLDISTENAAIARRIYTLIKKHYEVHVELLVRKKMRLKKNNVYIVRMPAGVQEVLSSLQIVSEGFMFKSGIDRDIVRKPCCRRSYLRGAFLAGGSVNNPEGSSYHLEISSMYEEHCGSLVELANKFDLNARCIERKKGFIFYIKEGEKIIELLSIIGAHQALFKFEDVRIMRDMRNSVNRIVNCETANLNKTIGAAVRQIDNIKLLQKEVGLESLPDKLREVAEIRLQHPDLNLTEVGEMLRGKVSKSGVNHRLRKIDELAEKIRSGTTFA; from the coding sequence ATGTCTTTTGCGGCGCAAACCAAAAAAGAGCTGACATTAATCGAAGCGGATAGCTGCTGTGAGCGCGCCGAGCTGTCGGCCCTCATACGGATGAACGGTTCGGTCAGTCTATCCAGCCGCAAGGTCGTTCTGGACATCTCGACGGAGAATGCAGCAATCGCAAGACGAATCTATACGCTTATCAAAAAGCATTATGAGGTCCACGTGGAGCTTTTGGTGCGGAAGAAGATGCGGCTTAAGAAAAACAATGTCTACATCGTCCGGATGCCTGCTGGCGTTCAGGAGGTGCTGAGCAGTCTGCAAATCGTCTCGGAGGGCTTTATGTTCAAGAGCGGCATCGACAGGGACATCGTTCGTAAGCCTTGCTGCAGACGCTCCTACCTGCGCGGCGCTTTCCTTGCAGGCGGTTCCGTGAACAATCCAGAGGGCTCGTCCTACCATCTTGAAATTTCATCTATGTATGAGGAGCATTGCGGATCGCTCGTGGAGCTGGCGAACAAATTCGATTTGAATGCCCGGTGCATTGAGCGGAAGAAGGGCTTTATCTTCTACATCAAGGAAGGTGAGAAGATAATCGAGCTGCTGAGCATCATCGGTGCGCATCAGGCGCTCTTCAAGTTCGAGGATGTGCGAATTATGCGCGATATGCGCAATTCCGTGAACCGGATCGTCAATTGTGAGACGGCCAACCTGAACAAGACGATTGGCGCGGCGGTGCGGCAGATCGACAATATTAAGCTGCTGCAGAAGGAAGTCGGGCTTGAAAGCCTGCCGGATAAGCTGCGGGAAGTCGCTGAGATCCGGCTTCAGCATCCCGATCTGAACCTGACCGAGGTAGGCGAGATGCTGCGGGGCAAGGTCAGTAAATCAGGGGTTAATCACCGGCTCCGCAAAATTGACGAATTAGCTGAAAAAATCCGGAGTGGGACAACTTTTGCCTAG
- a CDS encoding HPr family phosphocarrier protein has product MTRLPVVVRLKTGLHARPAALFVQEANKFSSEVFVEKDDKKVNAKSIMGIMSLAISSGTEISISADGSDSEQAVNALVSLVSKEELENQ; this is encoded by the coding sequence ATGACAAGGCTTCCGGTTGTCGTTCGTTTGAAGACGGGGCTTCATGCGAGACCAGCAGCGCTATTCGTTCAAGAAGCGAACAAATTCTCCTCCGAGGTATTCGTAGAGAAGGACGATAAGAAAGTAAACGCGAAATCGATTATGGGTATCATGAGCTTGGCGATCAGCTCAGGTACTGAAATTTCGATAAGTGCGGACGGATCGGACTCGGAGCAGGCTGTAAACGCTTTAGTCTCACTCGTCAGCAAGGAAGAGCTGGAGAACCAATAA
- the clpP gene encoding ATP-dependent Clp endopeptidase proteolytic subunit ClpP — translation MNFVPMVIEQSNRGERSYDIYSRLLKDRIIFLGSGVNDVVANSIIAQMLFLAAEDPDKDISLYINSPGGSITAGMAIYDTMQYIKPDVSTICVGMAASMGAFLLTAGAKGKRYALPNSEVMIHQPLGGAEGQASDIEIRARRILKMRDKLNHILAERSGQPLSRIEQDTDRDYFMSAAEAKEYGLVDKVIEKV, via the coding sequence ATGAATTTTGTGCCTATGGTAATCGAGCAAAGCAACCGCGGGGAACGTTCGTACGACATTTACTCCCGCCTGCTGAAGGACCGCATTATCTTCCTTGGTTCAGGTGTGAATGACGTGGTGGCCAATTCCATCATCGCTCAGATGCTGTTCCTTGCTGCTGAGGATCCGGACAAAGACATTTCCTTGTACATCAACAGCCCCGGCGGCTCCATTACAGCCGGCATGGCTATCTACGATACGATGCAATACATCAAGCCGGACGTGTCGACGATCTGCGTAGGTATGGCCGCATCAATGGGCGCATTCCTGCTGACTGCAGGCGCGAAGGGCAAACGTTACGCGCTCCCGAACAGCGAAGTGATGATTCACCAGCCGCTCGGCGGAGCCGAAGGCCAAGCAAGCGACATTGAGATCCGCGCACGCCGCATCCTGAAGATGCGCGACAAGCTCAACCATATCCTGGCGGAGCGTTCCGGCCAGCCGCTTAGCCGCATTGAGCAGGACACCGATCGCGACTACTTCATGAGCGCTGCTGAAGCCAAGGAATACGGTCTCGTCGATAAAGTTATCGAGAAGGTATAA